DNA sequence from the Bombus pyrosoma isolate SC7728 linkage group LG12, ASM1482585v1, whole genome shotgun sequence genome:
GTTATCGGATGGGAACACGACGAAACGTTAGTTCGCCATGAGACGTTTGAATCGTTCGTCGCTGACTGATCATACGCGTGCTTATACTACTGCCACGCCAGATATTCGATAGTTGATAGCAGTTTTATTGGTTCGTTAACAGACTTTGCGTGACAGTCGTGTCCGCTtctgtttcatatttaatgTCATGGGAATATGGaaagattatatttctttgttacattttttattattctttcgggctaatttttcatggaaaatcgTTTAACAcagttaagaaatattatctagagaaaattaaagaaattaaattgaacgaacgaaagaaacgtatttAGTTCCGcgatatatattctataattgatattttaaaacgattaaaattttatcggagaaaataataacgtcTTTTGCCAgattgaattttctaattatttcatatactgTATTCCTTCTTTAAATCGCGTTGTTGAAACCACGCAACTTTCCCTATCgcgattttcctttttttctttctatttataaatttaataaaatttctttttcttctttaaagcACATATCGTTTGTCTTCGTGACGAGAGGCGCTCGAATgtcatatcgttacataaCAAACGTTTCCCGACACGTTTCGGTGTATGGTTCACACATTGACGAGTGGAGCTGTATCGATTGCTCGGATTCGACGAATCATGCCGCTTCCTAGAATTATTGCGTCCGTAGGATGTATCGAGTTTCTCTCAAGTTTGTAAGCAATAACGAGAGTGCAACAAACCGAAcacgtttgaaaataaatcacgCCTAAAAGGAATATGAATCGCTTAagcgtaatacgttaaacagagaaagaaaaaaaatccgAATATACGATTCCACTAAAATACGaggaaaatgtgaaattacaACAAACGCAGTtacgtttaacatttttttcactaAATCAACCAATTTAATGAGTTTGCGTATTGCAGGAAAATTCGCTACTCCTCTTTAAGATCGTTTATGTAGCGCTTCGTTTCTTGTTAAAAACGCCTACGCAAAAATTGTCTCGTTAACTCCATCTTACCAGTGTTTGTCGTCTTATTACGTAAAAGTTTACAAGAACTCGCGAAACGACCAGCTATCCCTTAAGAACACACCCCCTGCGTTATAATCACGTCGTTCTCATCGAGAATACTTGGCAAACTCACGAATCCTGTCAATTGCGACATTATTTGCCCATAACTATCGCGAACGAAAGTAATCTCGGACGAGAATAAGACGGGAACACGATTGATTGTTAACAGAATGCGTTGAGTTTCACTGGCTGATCGATCGTAACACTTTTTTACTCGGGGTAAGTACTGAATCACGATGGGCGGTCGGGGTAATTACTTATTACATTCGATCGGATTACAGGACGATTTCTCGCGGATTATCAACCTTTCGAACTTGTATCGCGCGCCGAATTGCTCTGTGGACGAGGGTTCGTTGCACGTTGTCGGCTATCGAGagaacaattaatatttacgtgTCAACGGAGGCTAGCTGACGAACCGCGAAGGGTATTGATTCGACGAAAGGGCCCCATGCGGGCCACATCGAAAATACCATCGGTGCGAGTATGCGCGCTTATTCGGTCGAGCCCtacgagaaaaaagagagacagaCTCACTACGGCGATCAGCATTGTCGTGCTTTAATTTTCACCCCACGAAAATGTCTCTCTGGCGACCCACACCTCGCTTTCGATCGATATTATTCCAAAGAATCACGATTAAATCCTATCCCCGTATTACGAACCTTATTTTCGTGCatttttccttaaaaaatTACGACACTCGATGATATGATATTCGGACGATTAAAAGATCGAAATCATGGAAATCACGTTAACGTAGCGCACACGTTCGATAGCATGCGACGATTCGCATACACCGGCCTCTTCTAATAATAGTCAGAGCGACCGAGCGAAGCAGCCATTTCGCGATCCTCAATTTCAGGCTCGCGACACGGACATCGCCTATCCAACATCTCGAACAACGCACCACCTCGAATCAACAAAAGTGGCATGCTGCGCGTTTTCTCCAGTTTCGGAGATCGTTGAACCGTAAACACGTTTTACAACGTTCGCACGCAACTCGCGCTCGTATGATGCAACTGAACATTAAGGGTAAAGAGGTTAAGCAAAGACAAAACCGCCGGTCCTATCTCAATACTGGTTTCTAGACACTTACCTGTTTTCCAATAGGTTTACACAAACTCCAGCAACGAACAGGAAGATAAGTCACGATGAACAGGAAGATAAGTAACGCGAATTAAGCGGATGCGATTACGTCGCGAGATGCTCGCCCTCGACCGCTCAGCGTAATGGCCGCGGCAACGAACTAGCGGCGCACTTCTCGCCAAATGCCCGGTCCTCGCCTACTCGTATTCCACGCGATCGGTCGAATCTGTTCGAATGATACACTCGACTTGCAAATCTTTTATAACGCGACGAATATAATCTATCGAGTCTTTTACATTACCGTTAGTCTCTTATCtacgagaaacgaaacgtgCACAGGGCGAATTCGCACCGGGTCGAATCAATATGTCGGCAGCGGCCGGCACTGCTCCACTTCCGTGTTACTATTAGAAGGGTACTGTCTGCTTCGTTTACATCGATTTTTACGTCCGTCGCGttataatttcgtaatatcgGTTGGCTCGGAGTTGTCCGAAGGATTTACTTACCGGTATCGACGGGATGGAGAGGCTGGAAAATCCGCGTGGTATCGCACGTATTTCTCTTCTAGCCACTAGGACGGGACACGGTGACAGAGAGAGTCGCGgagggagaaggagaaaaggcTCGGGAAGAGCGAGAGAATCGGGGCCGGGGTGAAATCGCAGTGTCATCTGCTGGCGTAGCCTGCGGCCAAGGGTGAAGGGCGCATGTGCCATCGACACGGTCGACGATGGTCCGCGAACACGATTGGACGGACCAGCCTCGACCGTCTATTTTTCACCGGCGCCACCGCTCTCAGTTTTGACCGATGATGCATCCGCGAGTAGATTCGCCAACTGCCGGATAAAAGCTCGGTCGGTGCATTTCGGGCGAGCGCGCACGCGAACGCTCGCGGCCTCTCGTGACAGAGATCAGCTTCTAACGCCTCGTCGAACGATTGCAAGCGCGATGATTGTCCGAGACGTTCGTTGACCCTCTCTGTGTACCGTTCCTCAACGGGTCTTCTGCAGGTCTGTCCCTCCGGATAATCCCTTTTACAACCTACAATTTTCCCCCTAATACCTTTTTTAAACCTCAATAGGTGTTTGTAAAATTCGACAATAGTTCACTTTCCAAAGGATATTTTGTCCTTTGTATTATCTTTTAACTACTTCGGTACGAACGTCGACTATAGTCGACAGTCAggaattttactaaattaaattaaattttctaatttttcatttatcaaaataaatcaaCATTTAGAAATATGTCAATCAATATGTCAACATttagaaatatcgtaataaaaacaTGCGATTTCTTGATTTACATTACATGCCGCCCGTAACGTAAAACAAGCTTTCGGTGTTTCAAAGCTTATCTCGTCACAGATTTGTCGATGAACGAGGCAGCGTGCGGACGGTGAATGCCGGCTGTGGACAACGTTTCATGACCGATAGACGCCGTATCGAAGTGGTTAAATTGCTAAAAAGGCGACAAAGATTGCAGGCCGATCGGCAGCGTTACAAACGATTGACCGATGTTATTGACACGAGGGACAAATGTTTCGTTTTCCCGTGTTCcaattgtatttgttcgtCGTGTGACTAATTTCATCGAacgttaaatgaaattacgtaCGTTTAGCTTTTCTGCGACATGTCGTTGAAGTCACGTGCTTACTTCATCAGAAATAGAATCGCGAATAGTTATCGCGAGCGAGGTCAATGCTCTGTCTATCTAAAAACTGATAGAAAGATTTTTGTCTTATTTCCCGTAATTTATGATCGAATTACGTATTCTCCGCTATCTTGTTTACaaatattgtagaaaaaataaaaataataattatctataTGCAGCGATGAATAAGAGTATCGATAGAGACAACGTAGCTATTCTTGTAAAATCTTATACGAAAGTCTGGTTTGTGACAATGTTTCGTCGCTGTATATTTTCTTGATCTTATTAATTCGACTTAAGATTCATCTTTATGGAACACACCACGAACTTCTTATTTGGGAATTTCCGATTGACCTCGAAGAACGTCTCATCGATTGTTCCCTTGATTAAACGCTGATCGAACGAGCAATTGTTCGGCGAATACAGCGGTCTGCGTGGCGTGCGTTATCCGAAATAATGCAGCGTCGCTGATTGTTGAgcgaatggaaatttttgtttaaatattaaaaactatatttatgCGATGCAGGAGTTTAAAGACTTGTAACGTTTCAAATGGAACACGTACATTTTGTTTGTACAACGggttttatgcaatttttatgaacatgaaatgcaagaaatggaaatttatttcctatcGGATAATATAGCCAGTACCTACCTTTACCTTGAATAACTTTTCCGTTTCTGcgcatttaaatttctcataaatgcaaAAGGATCTCCCTTTCAGCAATGCAATTTCTATATCCTATTAGAAACCAAATATCTTTCGAAgttgtgaaatttcataatgGGAAAGTTCGATCTTGAAACATAGAAGTTGAAACTGTGAAAGACAATGAAACTATTGGAACTAAATGCGAACTAGATTCCTTCAATGGAGAAGGAATCGTTGCGGTGCAACTATTCACACTTGGAGAGTTTCGAGAGTCGCAGGATCAGCGAACTTTCCGATTTATGGATTCACGCTATGGTTAGATATTAATGGTGGAAGATGGAAGAGATCGAGGAGATTGCGTAAGCTCCGATAAATTGAAGTGTTTTAAATTTCAGGCGAACTGAAAAGATTTTGTATGAATTATtactcttttattattattttctttttattgttgttACATATCGCATCTATATACATCTACGTCGCGtcaataatatcgtaaaacatcTGCGTACATGTCGTTTAACTAATAAATACGTTTTCTAAATCTCCAATAATCCCTAAATATACgcatcataaaaataaaatatgtaaaagctAAATACCTTCCacgtcataaatatttcacttacaaagttgaaatattactttccAAACCTTTGCACAATTGTTTGCTATTGCttctaatatatatacaacagTATATCTCTCTAAGGAGATATATTGTTCCTTTATTCAATGAGCCAGGGTGGTCCTGGTCCGGGTAAACTAAAACGGTTACTGCCAAGATAAATATgccatattttaattacaaccGGCTTACctattttacttttaagtCTCATCTCTTTCAGGGACTTGCCGAGACCCAGTGACCTTCCTGCTCGTTGTTACCTTTTCATTCTTCGCAATACCTTTATGGGGGATTATCTTATAATTACACTAGAAAGTAATTTGCACGGAACTGAAGAAGGAGTCTctttatgaaaagaaaaatagtttcattTGGCTATATAAAGGCTTTCACCAATTTCTCGTTTTGTGCGACGATTTGCGTCCGATTCCTTTGTTCGGTTTCTGTCTTACTCGACTCTTCTTCCAAAAATTCGGATTTCGGAAATCAATTCCGACACTGGCGTTTGATCAATACATTCCCTCCATACacggtttcttttttttttttttgtttctcccgtatttttatctttacggTAATAAAGATGCCGAAAACGAAAATGCTCGCTTTGGTTCTCCATTTTTGATGCGACAACAAACAGAAACGACTTGAGAGATTCAGCAACATTCTTTCTTGAAATGTATAACGATTTGAAtgttagaataaaattgtagtttCTGTTGACGATCACcgcttctaagaaaactctacatctggtttttttagctttctaaagcactgaagccatcgacagcgtgtAGACAAAAGACttggacgaaggcagaccacaaatagtcgacaggcgacgttggcttccgGGTTTTCGGGGCActcgtctctctctttatacatctaataaccttaACAGCTtccattattacgtatttgtgatattaatattcaattcctACGACTCAAATTGTTACGGGTTATCGGAAATTTGGTTCATTTCTGTGTTTATTGATACGAGATATCACTTTTCGGAAGTCTATTTtgagatataatatatatgaaatatcatatttcttatttccatTATGAATCGCAATATTTTACCATATTTATATGCAATGACTTACGAAAGTGCTTGAGCACCTGCTacggaaaatttttatgaattatgcggaaactattatatatactatattatacacacacacacacacacacatatatatatatattattctgaaattttattaacattgcAATGGGACACGATCATCGTGATTGTGTTAGTGAAATTCGAAACCAAttcgaaaatgtatataaaaggtTGCAAGGTTGTATTTATTGCAACATCTGATAAAAAATGAGTATACGACGcatgtttaatataaatctaataacaattttaattctaatctaatctaaaatcaattataaaatcacaCAATATCATATTGTTATGTCACTATTGTAAGCATCCTCTATTATTGATACATACAAAATCTAATAAccaataaatatgataaaaataaaatgttcagAAATTGTATACCTTGTACGGCtatagatttaaataatatacactTGAAATATATGAAGAGTATGCTATACACTCTATACAATCGTAATATGCTATACAGGTAATTAGTAATAGTCTAGAATATTTGTTTGCTTTATCCCCTGCTTGCATACCTGCTCGGGTGTGGAGGATATATAAGGCGCAAATTTTTCTCGTGGCCATTAGTTGTGCTATTACTCTGGTGCCAGAAACATGGAGTTCTTAAAATCATACCTCAGCCATGACCCGAAGAAAGTGGACTTTATTTCGGAATTACCTCTGGAGATTTCTCAGATGATACTCCGGAAGCTGGATCCTGAAACGCTCTTGACAATACCGCAAGTTTCACGCAGTTGGCACGAAGTGTGTAGTTCTGATTCGTATTTGAGAGAAAAAGCAAGactatatttaaaacagaaaaaagaggaagaggaagaggaaagtGAATTCGAAGAGGAGATAATAAACATATGGGttgataaagataataatgaTCCATTATTCCGATATGATGATAGTTCTATGTACATGATAACGAGTTTTGGGCTACCGATGATAAGAGTGTATCGATATTCTCTAATGAAGAGGGCAAAGAAATATCTGAATTTGAGGCGAGATCCTAGAATCTAGTAAATTGTGTagatttgattaaaaaaaaaagttagtTGTTAGAGTTAGATTTAGATACGTTAAAgttaaaacatatattaatttaataagagTTAGATAGAATTAATGAAAgatagatttttatgaaaaatttcaatttccgaAAACGTATAAAGTATACATAGTGTGTATTACTTGCATTACAAATCCTCCAAACGCCAGAATCTCTCGCACAATCAAAAACTCAACACGATCAAAAGTGATTTGTACGATCAACTTTATCAACGCATTCCTATCTTGCCCGCAATGGATATAATCTCGTTCAAAATGTGTCTGCACCACCAACATGGAAACCAATCGATTTAAAGCTTTAGCGCAAGCGCTAAAAAGGATGGCGTACGTTGCGCCCCTGCTTTCAGCCGAAGAGATTgataaatttcatcaaaacaaACCAGAAAGAGAGCATGGACGATGAGAAATAAGTAGCCGTTAAAGATCCatcgttcttctcttttcttcgacaCTATTCATCGATAGCGATTCAACCGACATGAGTCCTGGACTTGGACACGACCCTCTTCCTTCGTACAATATCACCGCATTAGGTAAAGTCAAATACGTctattcgttttttttttcttttttgcatgTCGCTTTTTCTTATATCATGTAATCAGTAAGTTGTACAAGTTTTATGAAATGCAATTATTCTCCTATCATGTTCAGGTAATACGGCATTGTGTCTGTGGCAGAAACCGCAGCATATGTTGTTTCAATTGGCGAATCTCTGCTTCGCGTTGTCGTATTCAGCACCTTCTTCGAAGAAAGGGATATTGTTCATGCATTCTGTCCTAATAATAGGTTAATagatttatacattttccgaGAAGAAATCAACGAAATTTCTCAAATCGAACAACTCGTTTATTAAACTTCATAAATTTTGTCATTTCAGGATTCATGTTGTTGTCAGGCTGGGCATGGCACGTGATCTGCGCACCGGACATATTCTCTTGGAACTTCAGCTTCCTGGTGTTGAACATCGGTCAACTGgtttatatcgtttatcaaatGAGACCTGTCCGATTCGACCCTGAATTAGAGGAAGCGTATCACACTCTTTTCTATCCATTCAAAGTGAGTACTTTAAAACGTTCGTGAACAGCCCTGAAAGATTTTGCATGTAGTTACTGTTACCGCCGTACAGAGAACGATAGCTACTCGCGCGATTTCAGTACTTAATCATTCGCGCATCTGTAGATATAAGGCGATTTTAACATTCAGTGGTTAATTAAAACGTCAAGAAAAGTCTTCAAAAGCGATTTTTGCAACAGAACAGCGATCTAGATTATCAGGATTGTTATGCGTAGAATGGACTTTTATAAGGaagattttattgttaaaaacaGGTGTCTCGACTGCAGTTCAAGAGGCTCGTGTCGCCAGAATTCGCATCGATAATGTCGTTGCATGCAGGTGAAGCATACGCAATGCAAAATCTAACTCGGACAGACAGATTAGGATTACTGCTTAGCGGCAAGGTAAACGTTCTCAGCGATTCGAATTTCCTGCATCCTATCCTGCCTTGCGAGTTCCTAGATTCGCCGGAATTCGAGAGCTCTCGGGCATCCGTGGACGACAAATTCAAGGTAAAAACTTGATATcagtttaatattaacatttgaataatttactatttatttgtttatagtattacgatcgTTTTGCATATCTATGagacgtaaaaataaataggtttaattaaaaaagtaaactGAAATAGCCGAATTAGGGAGATTATTTCTGAGCTACGTTTCTTATTAACTTTTCTTTATCAGTAATTCGAAATATAGCAATTAAGGATAGAAATTTCGTAGTACAAGGCTAGAACAATGTCGGCGTAGTAGGCTGTTATCGATTAGGGCAGCGATTTACCGCTGACGAAGGCCGCGCGTTTGCAAAATGTCGGTGAAGTTCGTAGCGGATCTCGTGGTCGATGGAAACTCTTATCCGATCAGGGTGCACGTAGTACGTACCGTATGCGTTTTTGAGACGGGATTTGATCTTGAACAGAGAAGTTTTGAATTCGGTGGACATGACACTGTAGGTGTAGATGAACGTAAATCCGTCGATGGCTGTGAGATTTCGGAGGGATGTTGACGAAAAATGTTCAGCAGTGGGTGTAAAGTTGTGCGCGGGCCGACCGTGTTAGTTTGTACATgtactttcaattttaacttCATTATACGATACTGCGATCTCAAATGTAATCTAtcgcaatatcgtaataaatcgGAATtggataaaacgaaacaaaaaatataattataaagttcgaaaagatgaatttattacataaagttacattaattttcttttgcatTCAGGTGTCAATTGTCGCCGCAAGCTCCTGCAGGTACTTATATTGGCAAAGATCCGCGCTGGAGTATCTCCTCGTGAAGGAAGCATATTTAGCGACAGTTTTAACGACGTTGGTTGCCAGAGATATTGCCACCAAATTGTACGCTATGAACAGCAAGGTAATAACAATCTCTGGTTGTCATTGGTCGCATTCTTTTGATACGGAGAATGACCTACGGTCATTCGTAGTACACATTTTTACTAAACTGAAATAATTCTCGAATTAACGTATCGCCATAAGAATATAAGACGGTGTAGAAAACGTAGCCTGCGAATCGaagataacattttaatacgaCGATATTAAGACCATTTTAAGATTATTCCGCTCgattaaaaacaaatgaacATCTTTTTCTTAGGATAACATCTGGTTAGATTGTTACAGATAAAGGATCGCATTTGGATATAAGACTGCCAACTATCAGCGCAGGGTTAACGATAAGTAGCGAATACAGGAGTCCAAGAGCATCCAGACAAGCATTGATTCGCAGGAAGGAATCGTCGATGTCTTCCGATAATGGTAATCCTTTCTACTCCAATTCCTattcgattttaatattttattggttTATTCAGTCAAGTATTGATCAAAATTACgctcatatttttattttatcggtATTCCTATAATTTCTTGTGTTTCTAATCTAAAAGATCGTCAGGTGAACAATCTCTCGAAGAAAGGGGCACCGAACATGGAACCTCTTCCAGAAATGCCTTCGTACGACGACTTGGCATCCAGTGGTGTGGAAAGTTGGTTAGATTCGTCGAGCAAGTATCACAGTTGCGAGATTGTGGACGAAGAATAGCAGGAGGCCTCCTTAACGCCGGACACATTTTACGAGGAAGATAGTGAATAGTGCTGCGTTAGGGAATTACATAGTAAATGAAACGAAGACTGCAGTGTTTTAACCGAACTTTATTCCAAGGAACTAAgtgataatgataaaataggCTCTAGATCGTTTCCAGTCGGTGCTTTCGTTTGGCGAGCGAGAAACTTCATGAACGTAATTGCTGAGAATCTACTCACGCAACTGCTTAGAAGAAATGCTGTAAGAAAGACCGAAGTTAAGcatataaaatagttttgaTAAGTGttaatagaatatattgtCGATTTTGGTATAAGTTGTTATAATTGTAAGAACAGAACGTCGGTATACAAATGCGTAACGCGTTTAATCCGgcgttaatttttcttcatttatgtatcatttataacattttaattcttttccttttcgtttcgattaaaaatacgataaataccgtagaataattttttgttaagaTGTTCGATTAATGTgtcaattaaaaaacattatgatagaatgaaaatgcaaattataaatacgatCTGCAGAGACTTAATCAAATGAACAACTTTTAATATCTACTTTATTGAAACatacatactaattaattaaacatttaaaaactatttaaGGAAGAAAGTGTATATTCAAAGTagaatcgttttattttaaacgtaaAGAAAACATAAGTAAATGATCAATCGATATTCCGGTAGCCTAAGTCTAAGCAAAATGAACACCAAGTGAGATGAGGAGAATGAGAGAATGAGAGTCGTAGCGCAAGACACACTCTAAGGAACGGAACTATAGCGTTTAATCGAAGAGTAAAACGCGTGGAAAGCTCAGGTATAGTGTTCAAAAATCTACCTGAAGCACATTTTTGCACAATTTAGAAGTAGTTTAACACGCACAAGAagcaattttattcatttttaaaagtaaattttcaacAAGCTTTTCCACCTGGAGTTGTATATTTCAAATCGCGTGGATGTTGTAATTTTGAGAATCAATTTATTAAGCTACtacaaaagtaaatattactaatCGATATTACTAATTTGAAGCCTCGCTAGATCTATAATTCAGATGTCACATAAATAACGGAGAACATAAATAgcagaaaaaattaaattaaattaacataaatagcAGAAAAATGCTGTCGGAGCAACTAAAGTTTCGAGCGATGATTGCGCGAAAGTGCTTGTGCAACGAGGTATCTAGAATTtccaattaatataaatattatcgttcTATCAATATGCGTATTAAAAATGCGGTAAAGCCTTTAAACTGTTCCTTAGATAAGTGCACGACCTATTTTGTAAgcaaaattttctatcttaGAAGCTTTTGTAGATTGTTAGAACGAATATTTCTCCTTGtctaaaaatattcacatatatgtatgttgtaTACGATGgacatttttaatagaaagtactttgaaattttcgtctGGGTGAAACTCGTGTATAGGCAGGATTTTATAGCGATTTTAATACGTAATTGTGTTGCACACACGCAGATATACAACTtggtaataaaagaaattacggCGATTAAGGATTATATATGCGTGATTAATATATGCGAGGAAAAATCCGTGCACGTAACACACGTAATTTAGAAGGCATAAATGTCtgtgaaagatattatttcaGAAAGTTGAATTAGTCATCTGTAAAGAAAGCTTCTTtttctcgaatatttcattttatatatatattttgtcatGCTAtcacaaagaatattttcttttttttttgttcgatttttcatactttctttctatcttaTAGTATCACTTGTACGTTTGTAATGTTTGTAATGgaagattaataattaataagattcAGCCTAGGATGTAATAAACGTTGTTCATTTTTCACTGTAGCCGCACCGACGGCAATGTAGAAGATTGATCGAACGATAGGGttaatttttagtatttaaatacgcatttta
Encoded proteins:
- the LOC122573841 gene encoding popeye domain-containing protein 3-like isoform X1; amino-acid sequence: MSPGLGHDPLPSYNITALGNTALCLWQKPQHMLFQLANLCFALSYSAPSSKKGILFMHSVLIIGFMLLSGWAWHVICAPDIFSWNFSFLVLNIGQLVYIVYQMRPVRFDPELEEAYHTLFYPFKVSRLQFKRLVSPEFASIMSLHAGEAYAMQNLTRTDRLGLLLSGKVNVLSDSNFLHPILPCEFLDSPEFESSRASVDDKFKVSIVAASSCRYLYWQRSALEYLLVKEAYLATVLTTLVARDIATKLYAMNSKIVTDKGSHLDIRLPTISAGLTISSEYRSPRASRQALIRRKESSMSSDNGEQSLEERGTEHGTSSRNAFVRRLGIQWCGKLVRFVEQVSQLRDCGRRIAGGLLNAGHILRGR
- the LOC122573841 gene encoding popeye domain-containing protein 3-like isoform X3, whose amino-acid sequence is MSPGLGHDPLPSYNITALGFMLLSGWAWHVICAPDIFSWNFSFLVLNIGQLVYIVYQMRPVRFDPELEEAYHTLFYPFKVSRLQFKRLVSPEFASIMSLHAGEAYAMQNLTRTDRLGLLLSGKVNVLSDSNFLHPILPCEFLDSPEFESSRASVDDKFKVSIVAASSCRYLYWQRSALEYLLVKEAYLATVLTTLVARDIATKLYAMNSKIVTDKGSHLDIRLPTISAGLTISSEYRSPRASRQALIRRKESSMSSDNGEQSLEERGTEHGTSSRNAFVRRLGIQWCGKLVRFVEQVSQLRDCGRRIAGGLLNAGHILRGR
- the LOC122573841 gene encoding popeye domain-containing protein 3-like isoform X2, giving the protein MSPGLGHDPLPSYNITALGNTALCLWQKPQHMLFQLANLCFALSYSAPSSKKGILFMHSVLIIGFMLLSGWAWHVICAPDIFSWNFSFLVLNIGQLVYIVYQMRPVRFDPELEEAYHTLFYPFKVSRLQFKRLVSPEFASIMSLHAGEAYAMQNLTRTDRLGLLLSGKVNVLSDSNFLHPILPCEFLDSPEFESSRASVDDKFKVSIVAASSCRYLYWQRSALEYLLVKEAYLATVLTTLVARDIATKLYAMNSKIVTDKGSHLDIRLPTISAGLTISSEYRSPRASRQALIRRKESSMSSDNDRQVNNLSKKGAPNMEPLPEMPSYDDLASSGVESWLDSSSKYHSCEIVDEE